One region of Camelus bactrianus isolate YW-2024 breed Bactrian camel chromosome 20, ASM4877302v1, whole genome shotgun sequence genomic DNA includes:
- the FANCE gene encoding Fanconi anemia group E protein isoform X3 yields MEAPKAVPAQAEGAEQEPWAQLEAPARLLLQALQAGPDGARRGLRVLRAMTGRGGEPFGWGRVLQALCREEPMVEGPDCRLELKPLLLQLPPLCQRNLMSLLMAVWPSLPESSLLPVLQIAYQDPSPDPDLWLRALGELLRKDLGVGASTEGASPLSARCQRQLRGLCRQLGQGGRKLRWPHAPDPKKEEEKDKDSQWPGKRRKGPEEESASPDWERAPKRFRCLEKEEEKEAGRQEARPERESSESLADGGGASPIEKQPAMGAEPSEAAPSLEDAKGLPESLELPKAIQDQVPRLQQLLRTFGEVDLLCAQLQLPQLSDAGLLQLCTWLLALSPDLSLSNATVLTRSLFLERILSLTSSASRLLTTALTAFCTKYTYAVCRALLGPMLQAPRTGPAQTELLCCLMKDKALEPDMQVLMLGQILELPWKEESFLVLQSLLERQVEMPPEKFNVLMEKLYKEGPAATMSMAYAKLMLTVMTKYQANITEIQRLGLAAAIEFNTTFLRKSLQAALRHLTL; encoded by the exons ATGGAGGCCCCGAAGGCCGTGCCCGCTCAGGCTGAGGGCGCGGAGCAGGAGCCCTGGGCGCAGCTGGAGGCCCCCGCCCGACTTCTACTACAGGCGCTGCAGGCGGGGCCTGACGGGGCGCGGCGCGGCCTGCGGGTGCTGCGGGCGATGACCGGCCGCGGCGGAGAGCCCTTCGGCTGGGGCCGGGTCCTCCAGGCGCTGTGCCGGGAGGAGCCCATGGTGGAGGGCCCAGACTGTCGCCTGGAGCT GAAACCGCTGCTGCTACAATTGCCCCCATTATGCCAAAGGAATCTGATGTCTCTGCTGATGGCTGTTTGGCCATCACTCCCTGAAAGCAGTCTCCTCCCTGTACTGCAGATTGCATACCAGGACCCAAGCCCTGACCCTGATCTCTGGCTCCGGGCCCTTGGGGAATTGCTGCGAAAGGATCTGGGTGTTGGGGCCTCCACTGAGGGAGCATCCCCACTATCTGCAAGGTGCCAGAGACAGCTCCGAGGCCTGTGTAGGCAGCTGGGCCAAGGGGGCAGGAAGCTGAGATGGCCCCATGCTCCAGACcccaaaaaggaagaagagaaggacaaGGACTCCCAGTGGCCTGGGAAACGCAGAAAGGGGCCAGAGGAAGAGTCTGCCAGTCCTGATTGGGAAAGGGCCCCCAAAAGGTTCCGGTGtttggaaaaggaagaagagaaagaggcaggTCGTCAGGAAGCAAGACCTGAACGTGAATCTTCGGAGTCCCTGGCTGATGGAGGAGGTGCATCACCCATTGAGAAGCAGCCTGCCATGGGGGCTGAGCCCAGTGAGGCTGCTCCAAGTCTAGAGGATGCTAAGGGCCTACCTGAGAGTTTGGAGTTGCCCAAAGCTATCCAG GATCAGGTTCCCAGGCTGCAGCAGCTGCTCAGGACCTTCGGGGAG GTGGACCTGCTGTGTGCCCAGCTGCAGCTCCCACAGCTCTCAGACGCTGGCCTCCTGCAGCTCTGCACCTGGCTGCTGGCCCTTTCCCCAGATCTCAGCCTAAGCAATGCTACTGTGCTGACCAGGAGCCTCTTTCTTGAACGG ATTCTCTCCCTTACTTCCTCAGCCTCCCGCCTGCTCACAACTGCCCTGACTGCCTTCTGTACCAAGTATACCTACGCTGTCTGCAGAGCCCTCCTTGGCCCTATGCTCCAAGCCCCAAGAACAG GTCCAGCTCAAACAGAATTACTGTGTTGCCTTATGAAGGACAAGGCCCTGGAGCCAGACATGCAGGTTCTGATGCTGGG ACAGATCCTGGAGCTGCCGTGGAAGGAGGAGTCTTTCTTGGTGTTGCAGTCACTCCTGGAGCGGCAG GTGGAGATGCCGCCTGAGAAGTTCAATgtgttgatggagaaactttatAAAGAGGGGCCAGCAGCCACCATGTCAATGGCCTATGCCAAGCTCATGCTGACAGTGATGACCAAGTATCAGGCTAAT ATCACTGAGATCCAGAGACTGGGCCTGGCCGCAGCCATCGAGTTCAACACCACATTCCTGAGGAAGTCCCTACAGGCTGCCCTGAGACATCTGACCCTCTGA
- the FANCE gene encoding Fanconi anemia group E protein isoform X5: MEAPKAVPAQAEGAEQEPWAQLEAPARLLLQALQAGPDGARRGLRVLRAMTGRGGEPFGWGRVLQALCREEPMVEGPDCRLELKPLLLQLPPLCQRNLMSLLMAVWPSLPESSLLPVLQIAYQDPSPDPDLWLRALGELLRKDLGVGASTEGASPLSARCQRQLRGLCRQLGQGGRKLRWPHAPDPKKEEEKDKDSQWPGKRRKGPEEESASPDWERAPKRFRCLEKEEEKEAGRQEARPERESSESLADGGGASPIEKQPAMGAEPSEAAPSLEDAKGLPESLELPKAIQDQVPRLQQLLRTFGEGLEGLEGAPPVELQLLHECSPSQVDLLCAQLQLPQLSDAGLLQLCTWLLALSPDLSLSNATVLTRSLFLERILSLTSSASRLLTTALTAFCTKYTYAVCRALLGPMLQAPRTGPAQTELLCCLMKDKALEPDMQVLMLGQILELPWKEESFLVLQSLLERQITEIQRLGLAAAIEFNTTFLRKSLQAALRHLTL; encoded by the exons ATGGAGGCCCCGAAGGCCGTGCCCGCTCAGGCTGAGGGCGCGGAGCAGGAGCCCTGGGCGCAGCTGGAGGCCCCCGCCCGACTTCTACTACAGGCGCTGCAGGCGGGGCCTGACGGGGCGCGGCGCGGCCTGCGGGTGCTGCGGGCGATGACCGGCCGCGGCGGAGAGCCCTTCGGCTGGGGCCGGGTCCTCCAGGCGCTGTGCCGGGAGGAGCCCATGGTGGAGGGCCCAGACTGTCGCCTGGAGCT GAAACCGCTGCTGCTACAATTGCCCCCATTATGCCAAAGGAATCTGATGTCTCTGCTGATGGCTGTTTGGCCATCACTCCCTGAAAGCAGTCTCCTCCCTGTACTGCAGATTGCATACCAGGACCCAAGCCCTGACCCTGATCTCTGGCTCCGGGCCCTTGGGGAATTGCTGCGAAAGGATCTGGGTGTTGGGGCCTCCACTGAGGGAGCATCCCCACTATCTGCAAGGTGCCAGAGACAGCTCCGAGGCCTGTGTAGGCAGCTGGGCCAAGGGGGCAGGAAGCTGAGATGGCCCCATGCTCCAGACcccaaaaaggaagaagagaaggacaaGGACTCCCAGTGGCCTGGGAAACGCAGAAAGGGGCCAGAGGAAGAGTCTGCCAGTCCTGATTGGGAAAGGGCCCCCAAAAGGTTCCGGTGtttggaaaaggaagaagagaaagaggcaggTCGTCAGGAAGCAAGACCTGAACGTGAATCTTCGGAGTCCCTGGCTGATGGAGGAGGTGCATCACCCATTGAGAAGCAGCCTGCCATGGGGGCTGAGCCCAGTGAGGCTGCTCCAAGTCTAGAGGATGCTAAGGGCCTACCTGAGAGTTTGGAGTTGCCCAAAGCTATCCAG GATCAGGTTCCCAGGCTGCAGCAGCTGCTCAGGACCTTCGGGGAG GGGTTGGAGGGATTGGAGGGTGCCCCACCAGTTGAGCTGCAGCTTCTCCATGAATGCAGTCCCAGCCAG GTGGACCTGCTGTGTGCCCAGCTGCAGCTCCCACAGCTCTCAGACGCTGGCCTCCTGCAGCTCTGCACCTGGCTGCTGGCCCTTTCCCCAGATCTCAGCCTAAGCAATGCTACTGTGCTGACCAGGAGCCTCTTTCTTGAACGG ATTCTCTCCCTTACTTCCTCAGCCTCCCGCCTGCTCACAACTGCCCTGACTGCCTTCTGTACCAAGTATACCTACGCTGTCTGCAGAGCCCTCCTTGGCCCTATGCTCCAAGCCCCAAGAACAG GTCCAGCTCAAACAGAATTACTGTGTTGCCTTATGAAGGACAAGGCCCTGGAGCCAGACATGCAGGTTCTGATGCTGGG ACAGATCCTGGAGCTGCCGTGGAAGGAGGAGTCTTTCTTGGTGTTGCAGTCACTCCTGGAGCGGCAG ATCACTGAGATCCAGAGACTGGGCCTGGCCGCAGCCATCGAGTTCAACACCACATTCCTGAGGAAGTCCCTACAGGCTGCCCTGAGACATCTGACCCTCTGA
- the RPL10A gene encoding large ribosomal subunit protein uL1, translating to MSSKVSRDTLYEAVREVLHGNQRKRRKFLETVELQISLKNYDPQKDKRFSGTVRLKSTPRPKFSVCVLGDQQHCDEAKAVDIPHMDIEALKKLNKNKKLVKKLAKKYDAFLASESLIKQIPRILGPGLNKAGKFPSLLTHNENMVAKVDEVKSTIKFQMKKVLCLAVAVGHVKMTDDELVYNIHLAVNFLVSLLKKNWQNVRALYIKSTMGKPQRLY from the exons ATGAG CAGCAAGGTCTCCCGCGACACCCTGTACGAGGCGGTGCGGGAAGTCCTGCACGGAAACCAGCGCAAGCGCCGGAA GTTTTTGGAGACGGTGGAACTTCAGATCAGCCTGAAGAACTATGACCCTCAGAAGGACAAACGCTTCTCGGGCACCGTCAG GCTGAAATCTACTCCCCGCCCCAAGTTCTCCGTATGTGTTCTGGGGGACCAGCAGCATTGTGATGAGGCCAAGGCTGTGGATATCCCCCACATGGACATCGAGGCTCTGAAGAAGCTTAACAAGAATAAGAAACTAGTTAAGAAGCTGG CCAAGAAGTATGATGCCTTTTTGGCTTCAGAGTCTCTGATCAAGCAGATCCCAAGAATCCTGGGCCCAGGTCTGAATAAGGCTGGCAAGTTCCCTTCCTTGCTGACCCACAATGAGAATATGGTAGCCAAAGTTGATGAAGTGAAGTCCACGATCAAGTTCCAGATGAAGAAG GTGCTGTGTCTGGCAGTGGCTGTTGGCCATGTGAAAATGACAGATGATGAGCTTGTGTACAACATCCACTTAGCTGTCAATTTCCTGGTGTCATTGCTCAAGAAAAATTGGCAGAATGTCCGGGCTTTGTACATTAAAAGCACCATGGGCAAGCCCCAGCGCCTATACTAA
- the FANCE gene encoding Fanconi anemia group E protein isoform X4, translating into MEAPKAVPAQAEGAEQEPWAQLEAPARLLLQALQAGPDGARRGLRVLRAMTGRGGEPFGWGRVLQALCREEPMVEGPDCRLELKPLLLQLPPLCQRNLMSLLMAVWPSLPESSLLPVLQIAYQDPSPDPDLWLRALGELLRKDLGVGASTEGASPLSARCQRQLRGLCRQLGQGGRKLRWPHAPDPKKEEEKDKDSQWPGKRRKGPEEESASPDWERAPKRFRCLEKEEEKEAGRQEARPERESSESLADGGGASPIEKQPAMGAEPSEAAPSLEDAKGLPESLELPKAIQVDLLCAQLQLPQLSDAGLLQLCTWLLALSPDLSLSNATVLTRSLFLERILSLTSSASRLLTTALTAFCTKYTYAVCRALLGPMLQAPRTGPAQTELLCCLMKDKALEPDMQVLMLGQILELPWKEESFLVLQSLLERQVEMPPEKFNVLMEKLYKEGPAATMSMAYAKLMLTVMTKYQANITEIQRLGLAAAIEFNTTFLRKSLQAALRHLTL; encoded by the exons ATGGAGGCCCCGAAGGCCGTGCCCGCTCAGGCTGAGGGCGCGGAGCAGGAGCCCTGGGCGCAGCTGGAGGCCCCCGCCCGACTTCTACTACAGGCGCTGCAGGCGGGGCCTGACGGGGCGCGGCGCGGCCTGCGGGTGCTGCGGGCGATGACCGGCCGCGGCGGAGAGCCCTTCGGCTGGGGCCGGGTCCTCCAGGCGCTGTGCCGGGAGGAGCCCATGGTGGAGGGCCCAGACTGTCGCCTGGAGCT GAAACCGCTGCTGCTACAATTGCCCCCATTATGCCAAAGGAATCTGATGTCTCTGCTGATGGCTGTTTGGCCATCACTCCCTGAAAGCAGTCTCCTCCCTGTACTGCAGATTGCATACCAGGACCCAAGCCCTGACCCTGATCTCTGGCTCCGGGCCCTTGGGGAATTGCTGCGAAAGGATCTGGGTGTTGGGGCCTCCACTGAGGGAGCATCCCCACTATCTGCAAGGTGCCAGAGACAGCTCCGAGGCCTGTGTAGGCAGCTGGGCCAAGGGGGCAGGAAGCTGAGATGGCCCCATGCTCCAGACcccaaaaaggaagaagagaaggacaaGGACTCCCAGTGGCCTGGGAAACGCAGAAAGGGGCCAGAGGAAGAGTCTGCCAGTCCTGATTGGGAAAGGGCCCCCAAAAGGTTCCGGTGtttggaaaaggaagaagagaaagaggcaggTCGTCAGGAAGCAAGACCTGAACGTGAATCTTCGGAGTCCCTGGCTGATGGAGGAGGTGCATCACCCATTGAGAAGCAGCCTGCCATGGGGGCTGAGCCCAGTGAGGCTGCTCCAAGTCTAGAGGATGCTAAGGGCCTACCTGAGAGTTTGGAGTTGCCCAAAGCTATCCAG GTGGACCTGCTGTGTGCCCAGCTGCAGCTCCCACAGCTCTCAGACGCTGGCCTCCTGCAGCTCTGCACCTGGCTGCTGGCCCTTTCCCCAGATCTCAGCCTAAGCAATGCTACTGTGCTGACCAGGAGCCTCTTTCTTGAACGG ATTCTCTCCCTTACTTCCTCAGCCTCCCGCCTGCTCACAACTGCCCTGACTGCCTTCTGTACCAAGTATACCTACGCTGTCTGCAGAGCCCTCCTTGGCCCTATGCTCCAAGCCCCAAGAACAG GTCCAGCTCAAACAGAATTACTGTGTTGCCTTATGAAGGACAAGGCCCTGGAGCCAGACATGCAGGTTCTGATGCTGGG ACAGATCCTGGAGCTGCCGTGGAAGGAGGAGTCTTTCTTGGTGTTGCAGTCACTCCTGGAGCGGCAG GTGGAGATGCCGCCTGAGAAGTTCAATgtgttgatggagaaactttatAAAGAGGGGCCAGCAGCCACCATGTCAATGGCCTATGCCAAGCTCATGCTGACAGTGATGACCAAGTATCAGGCTAAT ATCACTGAGATCCAGAGACTGGGCCTGGCCGCAGCCATCGAGTTCAACACCACATTCCTGAGGAAGTCCCTACAGGCTGCCCTGAGACATCTGACCCTCTGA
- the FANCE gene encoding Fanconi anemia group E protein isoform X6 → MEAPKAVPAQAEGAEQEPWAQLEAPARLLLQALQAGPDGARRGLRVLRAMTGRGGEPFGWGRVLQALCREEPMVEGPDCRLELKPLLLQLPPLCQRNLMSLLMAVWPSLPESSLLPVLQIAYQDPSPDPDLWLRALGELLRKDLGVGASTEGASPLSARCQRQLRGLCRQLGQGGRKLRWPHAPDPKKEEEKDKDSQWPGKRRKGPEEESASPDWERAPKRFRCLEKEEEKEAGRQEARPERESSESLADGGGASPIEKQPAMGAEPSEAAPSLEDAKGLPESLELPKAIQDQVPRLQQLLRTFGEGLEGLEGAPPVELQLLHECSPSQVDLLCAQLQLPQLSDAGLLQLCTWLLALSPDLSLSNATVLTRSLFLERILSLTSSASRLLTTALTAFCTKYTYAVCRALLGPMLQAPRTGPAQTELLCCLMKDKALEPDMQVLMLGSWSCRGRRSLSWCCSHSWSGRSLRSRDWAWPQPSSSTPHS, encoded by the exons ATGGAGGCCCCGAAGGCCGTGCCCGCTCAGGCTGAGGGCGCGGAGCAGGAGCCCTGGGCGCAGCTGGAGGCCCCCGCCCGACTTCTACTACAGGCGCTGCAGGCGGGGCCTGACGGGGCGCGGCGCGGCCTGCGGGTGCTGCGGGCGATGACCGGCCGCGGCGGAGAGCCCTTCGGCTGGGGCCGGGTCCTCCAGGCGCTGTGCCGGGAGGAGCCCATGGTGGAGGGCCCAGACTGTCGCCTGGAGCT GAAACCGCTGCTGCTACAATTGCCCCCATTATGCCAAAGGAATCTGATGTCTCTGCTGATGGCTGTTTGGCCATCACTCCCTGAAAGCAGTCTCCTCCCTGTACTGCAGATTGCATACCAGGACCCAAGCCCTGACCCTGATCTCTGGCTCCGGGCCCTTGGGGAATTGCTGCGAAAGGATCTGGGTGTTGGGGCCTCCACTGAGGGAGCATCCCCACTATCTGCAAGGTGCCAGAGACAGCTCCGAGGCCTGTGTAGGCAGCTGGGCCAAGGGGGCAGGAAGCTGAGATGGCCCCATGCTCCAGACcccaaaaaggaagaagagaaggacaaGGACTCCCAGTGGCCTGGGAAACGCAGAAAGGGGCCAGAGGAAGAGTCTGCCAGTCCTGATTGGGAAAGGGCCCCCAAAAGGTTCCGGTGtttggaaaaggaagaagagaaagaggcaggTCGTCAGGAAGCAAGACCTGAACGTGAATCTTCGGAGTCCCTGGCTGATGGAGGAGGTGCATCACCCATTGAGAAGCAGCCTGCCATGGGGGCTGAGCCCAGTGAGGCTGCTCCAAGTCTAGAGGATGCTAAGGGCCTACCTGAGAGTTTGGAGTTGCCCAAAGCTATCCAG GATCAGGTTCCCAGGCTGCAGCAGCTGCTCAGGACCTTCGGGGAG GGGTTGGAGGGATTGGAGGGTGCCCCACCAGTTGAGCTGCAGCTTCTCCATGAATGCAGTCCCAGCCAG GTGGACCTGCTGTGTGCCCAGCTGCAGCTCCCACAGCTCTCAGACGCTGGCCTCCTGCAGCTCTGCACCTGGCTGCTGGCCCTTTCCCCAGATCTCAGCCTAAGCAATGCTACTGTGCTGACCAGGAGCCTCTTTCTTGAACGG ATTCTCTCCCTTACTTCCTCAGCCTCCCGCCTGCTCACAACTGCCCTGACTGCCTTCTGTACCAAGTATACCTACGCTGTCTGCAGAGCCCTCCTTGGCCCTATGCTCCAAGCCCCAAGAACAG GTCCAGCTCAAACAGAATTACTGTGTTGCCTTATGAAGGACAAGGCCCTGGAGCCAGACATGCAGGTTCTGATGCTGGG ATCCTGGAGCTGCCGTGGAAGGAGGAGTCTTTCTTGGTGTTGCAGTCACTCCTGGAGCGGCAG ATCACTGAGATCCAGAGACTGGGCCTGGCCGCAGCCATCGAGTTCAACACCACATTCCTGA
- the LOC123615079 gene encoding putative E3 ubiquitin-protein ligase makorin-1, which translates to MEPGLEEFDKAAEVGGSSWKSLLPSSADGGHSYSQKPQPKSDPIWELLAPLQSLDLEVQQREHDSRDIMCGICMDKVWDKPEAQRIFGILPNCGHAHCLGCLRTWRKSRQDFPLDVIKSCPQCRVHSSYIIPCKFWVSKGPKKEQLIRNFKARTSQIRCRFFIRGNGRCPFQADCIYLHQLPDKALTSDPPWTKSMQLASVVGTTAYLGGTEPEEEVFFMDCALAMAFWGSELPLDPNSSYHCLL; encoded by the exons ATGGAGCCTGGCCTGGAGGAGTTCGACAAGGCTGCGGAGGTTGGTGGCAGTTCCTGGAAGTCCCTGTTGCCATCAT CTGCTGATGGTGGCCACAGCTACTCTCAGAAGCCTCAGCCTAAGTCAGACCCTATCTGGGAGCTTCTGGCCCCACTTCAGAGCCTGGACCTTGAGGTGCAGCAG AGGGAGCATGACAGTCGGGACATCATGTGTGGCATCTGCATGGACAAGGTGTGGGACAAGCCAGAAGCCCAGCGGATCTTCGGCATCCTGCCCAACTGTGGCCATGCCCACTGCCTGGGCTGCCTGCGCACCTGGCGGAAGAGCCGACAGGACTTCCCGCTGGATGTCATCAA GTCCTGTCCCCAGTGCCGTGTCCATTCCAGCTACATCATCCCCTGCAAATTCTGGGTGAGCAAGGGGCCTAAGAAGGAGCAACTCATTAGGAACTTCAAGGCTCGGACCAG CCAGATTCGATGCCGGTTCTTCATACGGGGGAATGGCCGCTGCCCCTTTCAGGCTGACTGCATTTACCTGCACCAGCTCCCAGATAAGGCCCTGACCTCTGATCCTCCCTGGACCAAGAGTATGCAACTGGCCTCT GTGGTGGGCACAACAGCGTACCTAGGGGGCACGGAACCAGAGGAGGAAGTGTTCTTCATGGACTGTGCCCTGGCCATGGCCTTCTGGGGTTCAGAACTCCCACTGGACCCCAACAGTTCTTACCACTGCCTCCTGTAA
- the FANCE gene encoding Fanconi anemia group E protein isoform X2 has product MEAPKAVPAQAEGAEQEPWAQLEAPARLLLQALQAGPDGARRGLRVLRAMTGRGGEPFGWGRVLQALCREEPMVEGPDCRLELKPLLLQLPPLCQRNLMSLLMAVWPSLPESSLLPVLQIAYQDPSPDPDLWLRALGELLRKDLGVGASTEGASPLSARCQRQLRGLCRQLGQGGRKLRWPHAPDPKKEEEKDKDSQWPGKRRKGPEEESASPDWERAPKRFRCLEKEEEKEAGRQEARPERESSESLADGGGASPIEKQPAMGAEPSEAAPSLEDAKGLPESLELPKAIQGLEGLEGAPPVELQLLHECSPSQVDLLCAQLQLPQLSDAGLLQLCTWLLALSPDLSLSNATVLTRSLFLERILSLTSSASRLLTTALTAFCTKYTYAVCRALLGPMLQAPRTGPAQTELLCCLMKDKALEPDMQVLMLGQILELPWKEESFLVLQSLLERQVEMPPEKFNVLMEKLYKEGPAATMSMAYAKLMLTVMTKYQANITEIQRLGLAAAIEFNTTFLRKSLQAALRHLTL; this is encoded by the exons ATGGAGGCCCCGAAGGCCGTGCCCGCTCAGGCTGAGGGCGCGGAGCAGGAGCCCTGGGCGCAGCTGGAGGCCCCCGCCCGACTTCTACTACAGGCGCTGCAGGCGGGGCCTGACGGGGCGCGGCGCGGCCTGCGGGTGCTGCGGGCGATGACCGGCCGCGGCGGAGAGCCCTTCGGCTGGGGCCGGGTCCTCCAGGCGCTGTGCCGGGAGGAGCCCATGGTGGAGGGCCCAGACTGTCGCCTGGAGCT GAAACCGCTGCTGCTACAATTGCCCCCATTATGCCAAAGGAATCTGATGTCTCTGCTGATGGCTGTTTGGCCATCACTCCCTGAAAGCAGTCTCCTCCCTGTACTGCAGATTGCATACCAGGACCCAAGCCCTGACCCTGATCTCTGGCTCCGGGCCCTTGGGGAATTGCTGCGAAAGGATCTGGGTGTTGGGGCCTCCACTGAGGGAGCATCCCCACTATCTGCAAGGTGCCAGAGACAGCTCCGAGGCCTGTGTAGGCAGCTGGGCCAAGGGGGCAGGAAGCTGAGATGGCCCCATGCTCCAGACcccaaaaaggaagaagagaaggacaaGGACTCCCAGTGGCCTGGGAAACGCAGAAAGGGGCCAGAGGAAGAGTCTGCCAGTCCTGATTGGGAAAGGGCCCCCAAAAGGTTCCGGTGtttggaaaaggaagaagagaaagaggcaggTCGTCAGGAAGCAAGACCTGAACGTGAATCTTCGGAGTCCCTGGCTGATGGAGGAGGTGCATCACCCATTGAGAAGCAGCCTGCCATGGGGGCTGAGCCCAGTGAGGCTGCTCCAAGTCTAGAGGATGCTAAGGGCCTACCTGAGAGTTTGGAGTTGCCCAAAGCTATCCAG GGGTTGGAGGGATTGGAGGGTGCCCCACCAGTTGAGCTGCAGCTTCTCCATGAATGCAGTCCCAGCCAG GTGGACCTGCTGTGTGCCCAGCTGCAGCTCCCACAGCTCTCAGACGCTGGCCTCCTGCAGCTCTGCACCTGGCTGCTGGCCCTTTCCCCAGATCTCAGCCTAAGCAATGCTACTGTGCTGACCAGGAGCCTCTTTCTTGAACGG ATTCTCTCCCTTACTTCCTCAGCCTCCCGCCTGCTCACAACTGCCCTGACTGCCTTCTGTACCAAGTATACCTACGCTGTCTGCAGAGCCCTCCTTGGCCCTATGCTCCAAGCCCCAAGAACAG GTCCAGCTCAAACAGAATTACTGTGTTGCCTTATGAAGGACAAGGCCCTGGAGCCAGACATGCAGGTTCTGATGCTGGG ACAGATCCTGGAGCTGCCGTGGAAGGAGGAGTCTTTCTTGGTGTTGCAGTCACTCCTGGAGCGGCAG GTGGAGATGCCGCCTGAGAAGTTCAATgtgttgatggagaaactttatAAAGAGGGGCCAGCAGCCACCATGTCAATGGCCTATGCCAAGCTCATGCTGACAGTGATGACCAAGTATCAGGCTAAT ATCACTGAGATCCAGAGACTGGGCCTGGCCGCAGCCATCGAGTTCAACACCACATTCCTGAGGAAGTCCCTACAGGCTGCCCTGAGACATCTGACCCTCTGA
- the FANCE gene encoding Fanconi anemia group E protein isoform X1 — protein sequence MEAPKAVPAQAEGAEQEPWAQLEAPARLLLQALQAGPDGARRGLRVLRAMTGRGGEPFGWGRVLQALCREEPMVEGPDCRLELKPLLLQLPPLCQRNLMSLLMAVWPSLPESSLLPVLQIAYQDPSPDPDLWLRALGELLRKDLGVGASTEGASPLSARCQRQLRGLCRQLGQGGRKLRWPHAPDPKKEEEKDKDSQWPGKRRKGPEEESASPDWERAPKRFRCLEKEEEKEAGRQEARPERESSESLADGGGASPIEKQPAMGAEPSEAAPSLEDAKGLPESLELPKAIQDQVPRLQQLLRTFGEGLEGLEGAPPVELQLLHECSPSQVDLLCAQLQLPQLSDAGLLQLCTWLLALSPDLSLSNATVLTRSLFLERILSLTSSASRLLTTALTAFCTKYTYAVCRALLGPMLQAPRTGPAQTELLCCLMKDKALEPDMQVLMLGQILELPWKEESFLVLQSLLERQVEMPPEKFNVLMEKLYKEGPAATMSMAYAKLMLTVMTKYQANITEIQRLGLAAAIEFNTTFLRKSLQAALRHLTL from the exons ATGGAGGCCCCGAAGGCCGTGCCCGCTCAGGCTGAGGGCGCGGAGCAGGAGCCCTGGGCGCAGCTGGAGGCCCCCGCCCGACTTCTACTACAGGCGCTGCAGGCGGGGCCTGACGGGGCGCGGCGCGGCCTGCGGGTGCTGCGGGCGATGACCGGCCGCGGCGGAGAGCCCTTCGGCTGGGGCCGGGTCCTCCAGGCGCTGTGCCGGGAGGAGCCCATGGTGGAGGGCCCAGACTGTCGCCTGGAGCT GAAACCGCTGCTGCTACAATTGCCCCCATTATGCCAAAGGAATCTGATGTCTCTGCTGATGGCTGTTTGGCCATCACTCCCTGAAAGCAGTCTCCTCCCTGTACTGCAGATTGCATACCAGGACCCAAGCCCTGACCCTGATCTCTGGCTCCGGGCCCTTGGGGAATTGCTGCGAAAGGATCTGGGTGTTGGGGCCTCCACTGAGGGAGCATCCCCACTATCTGCAAGGTGCCAGAGACAGCTCCGAGGCCTGTGTAGGCAGCTGGGCCAAGGGGGCAGGAAGCTGAGATGGCCCCATGCTCCAGACcccaaaaaggaagaagagaaggacaaGGACTCCCAGTGGCCTGGGAAACGCAGAAAGGGGCCAGAGGAAGAGTCTGCCAGTCCTGATTGGGAAAGGGCCCCCAAAAGGTTCCGGTGtttggaaaaggaagaagagaaagaggcaggTCGTCAGGAAGCAAGACCTGAACGTGAATCTTCGGAGTCCCTGGCTGATGGAGGAGGTGCATCACCCATTGAGAAGCAGCCTGCCATGGGGGCTGAGCCCAGTGAGGCTGCTCCAAGTCTAGAGGATGCTAAGGGCCTACCTGAGAGTTTGGAGTTGCCCAAAGCTATCCAG GATCAGGTTCCCAGGCTGCAGCAGCTGCTCAGGACCTTCGGGGAG GGGTTGGAGGGATTGGAGGGTGCCCCACCAGTTGAGCTGCAGCTTCTCCATGAATGCAGTCCCAGCCAG GTGGACCTGCTGTGTGCCCAGCTGCAGCTCCCACAGCTCTCAGACGCTGGCCTCCTGCAGCTCTGCACCTGGCTGCTGGCCCTTTCCCCAGATCTCAGCCTAAGCAATGCTACTGTGCTGACCAGGAGCCTCTTTCTTGAACGG ATTCTCTCCCTTACTTCCTCAGCCTCCCGCCTGCTCACAACTGCCCTGACTGCCTTCTGTACCAAGTATACCTACGCTGTCTGCAGAGCCCTCCTTGGCCCTATGCTCCAAGCCCCAAGAACAG GTCCAGCTCAAACAGAATTACTGTGTTGCCTTATGAAGGACAAGGCCCTGGAGCCAGACATGCAGGTTCTGATGCTGGG ACAGATCCTGGAGCTGCCGTGGAAGGAGGAGTCTTTCTTGGTGTTGCAGTCACTCCTGGAGCGGCAG GTGGAGATGCCGCCTGAGAAGTTCAATgtgttgatggagaaactttatAAAGAGGGGCCAGCAGCCACCATGTCAATGGCCTATGCCAAGCTCATGCTGACAGTGATGACCAAGTATCAGGCTAAT ATCACTGAGATCCAGAGACTGGGCCTGGCCGCAGCCATCGAGTTCAACACCACATTCCTGAGGAAGTCCCTACAGGCTGCCCTGAGACATCTGACCCTCTGA